A genomic stretch from Arachis stenosperma cultivar V10309 chromosome 3, arast.V10309.gnm1.PFL2, whole genome shotgun sequence includes:
- the LOC130970406 gene encoding uncharacterized protein LOC130970406 isoform X2, which produces MAGPILLRSLWSSTRKSASSFNCSSSPSFSSSRSFLYRFNHFSRAFSAAAPASSATTSASIPGGALDPSRLRNVAVIAHVDHGKTTLMDRLLRQCGADIPHERAMDSITLERERGITIASKVTSISWKENELNMVDTPGHADFGGEVERVVGMVEGAVLVVDAGEGPLAQTKFVLAKALKYGLRPILLLNKVDRPAVTEEMCDEVESLVFDLFANLGATEEQLDFPVLYASAKEGWASTTFTKDPPDEAKNMSQLLDAIVSHVPPPNANIDAPFQMLVSMMEKDFYLGRILTGRVYTGVVRVGDRIHGLRNKDSVAEKIEDGKVVKLMKKKGTNMVLTECAGAGDIISIAGLASPSIGHTVATAEVMSVLPTVELDPPTISMTFGVNDSPLAGRDGTHLTGGRIGDRLMAEAETNLAINVLPGLSESFEVQGRGELQLGILIENMRREGFELSVSPPKVMYKSENGQKLEPIEEVTIEVNDEHVGLVMEGLSHRRGEVTDMGPVSGAVGRTRLTLTCPSRGLVGYRSVFSSDTRGTGFMHRAFLSYEKFRGPLGNVRKGVLVSMGFGTITAHALMSLEARGILFVTPGMETYDGMIVGEHSRDTDLDINPVRAKELTNIRAATKDENVKLSPPRLMTLEEAIGYVASDELIEVTPKAIRLRKKYLDVNKRKAMSKKPKE; this is translated from the exons ATGGCAGGTCCTATCCTTCTTCGTTCTCTCTGGTCCTCCACAAGAAAATCCGCATCTTCTTTCAACTGTtcctcttctccttccttttcttcttctagaTCCTTCCTCTACCGATTCAATCACTTCTCACGCGCCTTCTCTGCCGCCGCACCTGCCTCTTCCGCCACCACATCTGCATCTATCCCCGGCGGCGCACTTGACCCCAGCCGCCTCCGCAACGTCGCCGTCATTGCGCACGTCGACCATGGCAAGACTACGCTCATGGATCGCCTTCTCCGCCAGTGCGGCGCCGATATCCCCCACGAGCGCGCCATGGATTCCATCACGCTTGAGCGCGAGCGTGGAATCACTATCGCTTCCAAG gTTACGTCCATTTCGTGGAAGGAGAATGAACTGAACATGGTTGATACTCCAGGACATGCTGATTTTGGTGGCGAA GTTGAACGTGTTGTTGGTATGGTTGAAGGGGCTGTTTTGGTTGTTGATGCTGGTGAAGGTCCACTTGCTCAAACAAAATTCGTTCTTGCAAAAGCCTTAAAGTATGGTTTGCGACCTATTCTTCTGCTAAACAAAGTAGACCGCCCTGCAG TTACTGAGGAGATGTGCGATGAAGTTGAGAGCCTGGTGTTTGATCTATTTGCCAACTTGGGTGCTACAG AGGAGCAACTAGACTTTCCAGTTCTTTATGCTTCTGCTAAAGAAGGATGGGCATCTACCACGTTTACCAAGGATCCTCCTGATGAGGCAAAAAATATGTCACAATTGCTTGATGCCATTGTTTCACATGTCCCACCACCAAATGCAAACATTGATGCACCTTTCCAGATGCTG GTTTCGATGATGGAAAAGGACTTCTATCTTGGTCGAATTTTAACCGGACGCGTATATACTGGGGTTGTTCGTGTTGGTGACAGGATTCATGGATTACGTAATAAGGACtctgttgctgaaaagattgaagatGGAAAG GTGGTGAAACTGATGAAAAAGAAGGGTACGAACATGGTTCTAACAGAATGTGCTGGAGCTGGTGATATAATTTCAATAGCTGGCTTGGCAAGTCCATCAATAGGCCACACAGTGGCAACAGCAGag GTTATGTCTGTATTACCCACAGTTGAATTGGATCCTCCTACAATTTCCATGACTTTTGGTGTAAATGACTCCCCATTGGCCGGTCGAGATGGTACTCAT TTGACTGGAGGAAGAATTGGTGACCGACTGATGGCTGAAGCTGAAACCAACCTTGCCATAAATGTGCTTCCTGGCTTATCAGAATCATTTGAGGTTCAGGGAAGAGGAGAGCTACAGCTGG GTATCCTGATTGAGAACATGAGACGCGAGGGATTTGAATTATCTGTGTCTCCACCTAAAGTCAT GTATAAAAGTGAAAATGGTCAGAAACTTGAGCCAATAGAAGAAGTCACAATTGAG GTAAATGATGAGCATGTTGGATTGGTAATGGAAGGCTTGTCTCACAGGCGAGGCGAGGTCACAGACATGGGTCCTGTGTCAGGAGCTGTTGGTCGGACTAGACTGACTTTGACTTGTCCATCAAG GGGCTTGGTTGGTTACAGGAGTGTGTTCAGTAGTGACACTCGTGGAACTGGATTCATGCATCGAGCTTTCCTTT CATATGAAAAATTTCGAGGACCTCTTGGCAATGTTAGAAAAGGAGTACTG GTCTCAATGGGTTTTGGTACAATCACAGCTCATGCATTGATGAGCTTAGAAGCACGTGGGATTCTTTTTGTAACTCCTGGAATGGAG ACATATGATGGGATGATTGTGGGAGAACATTCACGAGACACAGATCTTGAT ATCAATCCGGTGAGAGCTAAAGAGCTTACAAATATTCGTGCTGCTACCAAGGATGAGAATGTGAAGCTGTCTCCCCCACGTCTC ATGACACTTGAAGAAGCTATAGGTTATGTGGCTTCAGATGAGCTTATTGAG GTTACCCCAAAGGCCATCCGTTTACGGAAGAAATATCTTGACGTTAACAAGCGTAAGGCCATGAGCAAAAAGCCAAAGGAATGA
- the LOC130970406 gene encoding uncharacterized protein LOC130970406 isoform X1, translated as MAGPILLRSLWSSTRKSASSFNCSSSPSFSSSRSFLYRFNHFSRAFSAAAPASSATTSASIPGGALDPSRLRNVAVIAHVDHGKTTLMDRLLRQCGADIPHERAMDSITLERERGITIASKVTSISWKENELNMVDTPGHADFGGEVERVVGMVEGAVLVVDAGEGPLAQTKFVLAKALKYGLRPILLLNKVDRPAVTEEMCDEVESLVFDLFANLGATEEQLDFPVLYASAKEGWASTTFTKDPPDEAKNMSQLLDAIVSHVPPPNANIDAPFQMLVSMMEKDFYLGRILTGRVYTGVVRVGDRIHGLRNKDSVAEKIEDGKVVKLMKKKGTNMVLTECAGAGDIISIAGLASPSIGHTVATAEVMSVLPTVELDPPTISMTFGVNDSPLAGRDGTHLTGGRIGDRLMAEAETNLAINVLPGLSESFEVQGRGELQLGILIENMRREGFELSVSPPKVMYKSENGQKLEPIEEVTIEVNDEHVGLVMEGLSHRRGEVTDMGPVSGAVGRTRLTLTCPSRGLVGYRSVFSSDTRGTGFMHRAFLSYEKFRGPLGNVRKGVLVSMGFGTITAHALMSLEARGILFVTPGMETYDGMIVGEHSRDTDLDINPVRAKELTNIRAATKDENVKLSPPRLGAWIPVHSYIRCLAMSYSFPHSMFMTLEEAIGYVASDELIEVTPKAIRLRKKYLDVNKRKAMSKKPKE; from the exons ATGGCAGGTCCTATCCTTCTTCGTTCTCTCTGGTCCTCCACAAGAAAATCCGCATCTTCTTTCAACTGTtcctcttctccttccttttcttcttctagaTCCTTCCTCTACCGATTCAATCACTTCTCACGCGCCTTCTCTGCCGCCGCACCTGCCTCTTCCGCCACCACATCTGCATCTATCCCCGGCGGCGCACTTGACCCCAGCCGCCTCCGCAACGTCGCCGTCATTGCGCACGTCGACCATGGCAAGACTACGCTCATGGATCGCCTTCTCCGCCAGTGCGGCGCCGATATCCCCCACGAGCGCGCCATGGATTCCATCACGCTTGAGCGCGAGCGTGGAATCACTATCGCTTCCAAG gTTACGTCCATTTCGTGGAAGGAGAATGAACTGAACATGGTTGATACTCCAGGACATGCTGATTTTGGTGGCGAA GTTGAACGTGTTGTTGGTATGGTTGAAGGGGCTGTTTTGGTTGTTGATGCTGGTGAAGGTCCACTTGCTCAAACAAAATTCGTTCTTGCAAAAGCCTTAAAGTATGGTTTGCGACCTATTCTTCTGCTAAACAAAGTAGACCGCCCTGCAG TTACTGAGGAGATGTGCGATGAAGTTGAGAGCCTGGTGTTTGATCTATTTGCCAACTTGGGTGCTACAG AGGAGCAACTAGACTTTCCAGTTCTTTATGCTTCTGCTAAAGAAGGATGGGCATCTACCACGTTTACCAAGGATCCTCCTGATGAGGCAAAAAATATGTCACAATTGCTTGATGCCATTGTTTCACATGTCCCACCACCAAATGCAAACATTGATGCACCTTTCCAGATGCTG GTTTCGATGATGGAAAAGGACTTCTATCTTGGTCGAATTTTAACCGGACGCGTATATACTGGGGTTGTTCGTGTTGGTGACAGGATTCATGGATTACGTAATAAGGACtctgttgctgaaaagattgaagatGGAAAG GTGGTGAAACTGATGAAAAAGAAGGGTACGAACATGGTTCTAACAGAATGTGCTGGAGCTGGTGATATAATTTCAATAGCTGGCTTGGCAAGTCCATCAATAGGCCACACAGTGGCAACAGCAGag GTTATGTCTGTATTACCCACAGTTGAATTGGATCCTCCTACAATTTCCATGACTTTTGGTGTAAATGACTCCCCATTGGCCGGTCGAGATGGTACTCAT TTGACTGGAGGAAGAATTGGTGACCGACTGATGGCTGAAGCTGAAACCAACCTTGCCATAAATGTGCTTCCTGGCTTATCAGAATCATTTGAGGTTCAGGGAAGAGGAGAGCTACAGCTGG GTATCCTGATTGAGAACATGAGACGCGAGGGATTTGAATTATCTGTGTCTCCACCTAAAGTCAT GTATAAAAGTGAAAATGGTCAGAAACTTGAGCCAATAGAAGAAGTCACAATTGAG GTAAATGATGAGCATGTTGGATTGGTAATGGAAGGCTTGTCTCACAGGCGAGGCGAGGTCACAGACATGGGTCCTGTGTCAGGAGCTGTTGGTCGGACTAGACTGACTTTGACTTGTCCATCAAG GGGCTTGGTTGGTTACAGGAGTGTGTTCAGTAGTGACACTCGTGGAACTGGATTCATGCATCGAGCTTTCCTTT CATATGAAAAATTTCGAGGACCTCTTGGCAATGTTAGAAAAGGAGTACTG GTCTCAATGGGTTTTGGTACAATCACAGCTCATGCATTGATGAGCTTAGAAGCACGTGGGATTCTTTTTGTAACTCCTGGAATGGAG ACATATGATGGGATGATTGTGGGAGAACATTCACGAGACACAGATCTTGAT ATCAATCCGGTGAGAGCTAAAGAGCTTACAAATATTCGTGCTGCTACCAAGGATGAGAATGTGAAGCTGTCTCCCCCACGTCTC GGTGCATGGATTCCTGTGCATTCATACATTAGATGTCTGGCAATGAGTTATAGCTTTCCTCATTCCATGTTC ATGACACTTGAAGAAGCTATAGGTTATGTGGCTTCAGATGAGCTTATTGAG GTTACCCCAAAGGCCATCCGTTTACGGAAGAAATATCTTGACGTTAACAAGCGTAAGGCCATGAGCAAAAAGCCAAAGGAATGA